GGCATCCCCGCGAGCAGCGAACACACCGAGGACGCCTGGAAGTTCATCTCGTGGATGACCGACCAGCAGTACCTGCGCACCGTCGGCGAGCAACTCGGCTGGGAGCGGGTGCCGCCGGGCAGCCGACTGTCGACCTACGAGATCCCCGAATACGCCGAGGCCGCCGCGGCCTACGGCCCGATCACCCTCGAATCCATCGAGGGAGCCGACCAGCAGAACCCCACGGTCGACCCCGTCCCGTACACGGGCATCCAGTTCGTGGCCATCCCCGAGTTCCAGGATCTCGGCACCCGGGTCAGCCAGCAGATCAGCGCCGCCATCGCCGGACGGCAGAGCGTCGAGGACGCCCTCGACCAGGCACAGAAGTACGCCGAGGCCGTCGGCGCGACCTACCGGGAGAAGACGTCATGACCGCACCTGCAGCGCAGCGTCCCGCACCGGACGCCGACGAGCGCATCCGCGCCGTACGGGAAGCGAAGGAGGAGCAGATCTCCCGCGCCGAGGGATGGCGCCGGCGCGGCCCCCTGCTCCCGGCCCTGATCTTCACGATCGTTGTCACACAGATCCCGTTCCTGTTCACGCTGTACTACTCGACCCAGTCCTGGAACCTCGTCAGCCCCGGCTCCCGCCGGTTCGTCGGACTCCAGAACTACGTCGACGTCTTCCAGGACAGCCAGTTCTGGCAGGTCACCCTGAACACGGTGATCCTCATCGTCGGCACGGTCCTGATCTCCGTGATACTCGGGCTGCTTCTTGCGCTCCTGCTCGACCGGGCGTTCCTCGGGCGCGGTATCGCACGGACCCTGCTCATCACGCCGTTCCTCGTCACCCCGGTCGCCAGTGCACTGATCTGGAAGACGTCGATGTTCGATCCCGTTTTCGGCATCGTCAACTTCGTTCTCTCCCCCTTCGGATTGGGAGAGGTGGACTGGATCAGCCGGTTCCCGCTCCCGGCCGTGATGGTCGCGCTGGTGTGGCAGTGGACGCCGTTCATGATGCTGCTCATCCTCGCCGGCCTGCAGTCGATGCCCCGCGACATCCTCGAGGCCGGCCGCGTCGACGGCGCCGGAGCCTTCGCACTGTTCCGCGAACTGACGCTGCCGCATCTGCGCCGGTTCATCGAACTCGGCACCGTTCTCGGCGCGATCTACCTGGTGAACACGTTCGACGCGATCTACATGATGACCCAGGGCGGACCCGGCACGGCCAGCTCCAACCTGCCGTTCTACATCTACCAGCGCGCGTTCCTCGGCTTCGACATCGGCCAGGCCGCGGCAATGGGTGTCGTGGTCGTCATCGGCACGATCGTCATCGCCACCTTCGCGCTGCGCCTGATCTTCACATCGTTCACCGGCAAGGAGGAAGCGGCATGAGCACCACGGCCACGCAGCCGCAGGCTTCGGACACCACGGCACCCACCGGCCGTGTCATGCGCACGGCCCGGAAGCGCAAGAACCGCAAGTTCAATCCCTGGGGTGTGGTCGCGTGGATCGCCGCCATCGGATTCTTCTTCCCGGTCTTCTGGATGGTGCTCACCGCCTTCAAGCAGGAGGCCGACGCCTACTCCGACCCACCGAAGTTCTTCTTCACCCCCACCCTCGACCAGTTCCGGGCGGTGTTCGAGACCGGAGTGGGCACGGCCCTGCTCAACTCGGCCTTCGCCACGATCGTCTCGACGGTGCTGGTCCTGCTGCTCGGCGTGCCGGCGGCCTTCGCGCTGTCGCTGCGGCCGGTGAAGAAGACCAAGGACGTGCTGTTCTTCTTCATCAGCACGAAGATGCTGCCCATCGTCGCGGCGATCATCCCGCTGTACGTGATCGTCGCGAACGTCGGCCTGCTCGACAACATCTGGGCCCTGATCATCCTGTACACGGCGATGAACCTGCCCATCGCGGTGTGGATGATGCGGTCGTTCTTCCTCGAGGTCCCGGGCGAGCTGCTCGAGGCGGCGAGCATGGACGGCGCGAGCCTGTGGACGGCGGTGCGCGAGCTGATCCTGCCGCTCGTCTCCCCCGGCATCGCTGCGACCGCCCTGATCTGCGTGATCTTCTCGTGGAACGAGTTCTTCTTCGCCGTCAACCTGACCGCTGTTCAGGCGCAGACAATTCCCGTCTTCCTCGTCGGCTTCATCACCGGTGAGGGCCTGTACTGGGCCCGGCTGTCCGCCGCCGCGACGATGGCGGCGCTGCCCGTCGTGCTCGCGGGCTGGCTCGCCCAGAACAAGCTCGTGCGCGGCCTGTCGTTCGGCGCCATCAAGTAGACCCGATTCCTTTTACAGCAAGGACTTCCATCATGGCCGACATCACCTACCGCAACGCCTCGTGCATCTACGAGAACTCCGACACCTTCGCGGTCGATTCGCTGAACCTCGACATCGAGAACGGTGAGTTCGTGGTCCTCGTCGGACCGTCCGGATCCGGCAAGAGCACCGCGCTGCGCATGCTCGCCGGGCTCGAGGACATCGACGAGGGGTCGATCTCCATCGGCGGCAAGGACATGACCGGTGTGCCGTCGAAGGACCGCGACATCGCGATGGTCTTCCAGAACTACGCGCTGTACCCGAACAAGACGGTCGCCGAGAACATGGGCTTCGCTCTGAAGATGCGCGGTGTGAGCGCGGACGAGCGGCGCCGCAAGGTCGAGGAAGCGGCGAAGATCCTGGACCTGACCCAGTTCCTCGACCGCAAGCCCGCCAAGCTGTCCGGTGGTCAGCGCCAGCGCGTCGCGATGGGACGCGCGATCGTGCGCGAGCCACAGGTGTTCTGCATGGACGAGCCGTTGTCGAACCTCGATGCGAAGCTGCGCGTGCAGACTCGCACCGAGATCGCGGCGCTGCAACGCCGTCTCGGCACCACCACCGTCTACGTCACCCACGACCAGGTCGAGGCGATGACGATGGGCGATCGCGTCGCCGTCCTGAAGAACGGAGTGCTGCAGCAGTTCTCCAGCCCCACCGAACTCTACGACCGTCCCGCCAACGCGTTCGTCGCCGGTTTCATCGGCTCACCGTCGATGAACCTGCTCCGCGCGAAGGTCGTCGACGACGGAGTCGTCGTGGGCAGCACCGTCATCCCCGTCGAACGCGACCGCATCGCGCGACTGCACTCCGCAGGCATCGAGGAGGTCACCGCCGGGATCCGGCCGGAGGACTTCGAGATCGCCGACGAGGGCGTCGAAGCCGTCGTCGAACTCGTCGAGGAACTCGGCAGCGAGTCGTACCTGTACACGCGGGTGCCCGGCACCGGCAATCAGGTGGTCGCGCGGGCCCTCGTCCGCACCCCCGCACGCCTCGCCGACACCGTGCACCTGCGCAAGCGCGAAGGTACGGTGCACCTGTTCCACGTCGACACCGGAGAGCGAGTGGGCGACTGACCCGGCGACGGAAGGATCCTCAGTGGGCGAGCAGAAGGAACGGATGCTGGCCGGCGAACTCTACATCGCCGACGACCCCGAACTCGCCGCCGACGCGCTGCGGGCAGCGCTGCTGACCGAGAAGTACAACGCGTCGAGCGCAGCGGATACGGATGCGCGTCGCGCACTCCTCGAGGAGTTGTTCGACGCGATCGGTGACGACGTGGAGATCCGGCCGCCACTGCAGGTGGACTACGGGTATCGGATCACCGTGGGGGACGGGACATTCGTCAACTTCGGCGCGATCATGCTCGACGTCGCGCCGATCACGATCGGCTCGGACGTGCAGATCGGCCCGAACGTGCAACTCCTCACCCCCACTCATCCCCTCGATCCCGATCTCCGCCGCGCGAAGTGGGAATCGGCGCAACCCATCACGATCGGCGACAACGTGTGGCTCGGCGGTGGCGCAATCGTCGGACCGGGCGTCACGATCGGCGAGAACACGGTCGTGGGAGCCGGCGCGGTGGTCACCCGCGACCTGCCGCCGAACGTCGTGGCGACGGGCGTACCTGCTCGGGTGACGCGCCGGCTCTGAACCGATCGAAGCCACCGCCTCCGAGTCGATCGGAGCGGAACTTGCGTCGATCCCGACGCTCGCTATGCTGCCCCGCATGATCAGTCGCCGCGCACGCCTCGTCAGCTTCGTCGTCGTCGCGGGTGCGGCACTCGTCGCGGCAGGGTGTTCGCGCAGCGTGGAGGGTGAGGCCACCGCATCCGAAGCACCCCCCGAGCCGTCGAGCACCACGGCGACTTCGTCGGCGCCGACCACGACCGCGACCGCCACGGCCGCACCGAAGCCGGTCGACCCCGACGACTACGCGGCGACCAGCGAGGGCGTGTACTACTTCGCCTCGCCGGGCGGGCAGTTCGGATGCGCCATCCTCGTCCACACCGCTCCCCTGACGGGCTGCCAGGGCACGATGCCGGCGAGTGCGCCCCGGGTCCCCGGCAGCGGCGCGCCCGACGTGCTGGTGCCCGCGAACGCCCTGATGCTCGAAGGGGACGGCCCCGGAGAGTGGGTCAGCATCGGCGACATCGCGTTCACGGATCTCGGAGGTGCCCCGAATACGCTGCCCCACGGCAGCACTCTCACCGTTGATCCGTTCACGTGCACCGTCGACGAGAAGACCGCTGTCACGTGCGAGACGGACACCCATGGCTTCACCGTGTCGGAGACCGGTGGCGAGGTGTGGTGACCGCATCGGCGATCAAGGAGCGCGGTCAGGGCAGGTCGTCCCGCGCCATCGGCATCATGAAATCGCCGATCTCGTCCCGCATCCACCACTGGCGCGTCGCGCGTCGTTCGGCGCGCGTGGCGAAGCGGTAGCGGAACAGGCGGGCCCGCACCAGACGGGGCGGTTCGTCCGGGAACGGGTTGTGCCGGAGCAACTTCACGGTGGCCGGATCGTTCTCCAGCAGTTTTCCCGCGAACCGCGGGAACCACCCCGCGGCGTAGTCGCGCGAGATCCCCGCGAACCACATCAACCAGTCCAGACGCAGGTGGTACGGCGCGTACTGACGAGGCCTGCGATACACGTCGCCCGGTTTGCCCTTGAACTCGTACTCGCGCCACTCCGTCGCCGGTGTCACCACCGCATCGGTGGTGCCTTCGACGATCACTTCCCGCCGGGTGCGTGTGACGGTGCCGAACGCGCCGTAGGTGTTCACGAAGTGCCATTTGTTGAACGAGGCGTTCATCGCCTGCCGATGCGACATCAGATTCGACACCGGCCAGTAGCTGAGCACCGCGACCAGCACGGTCAGCGCCACCACGGCGACGGTGAACGCGATCGGTGTCGGACCGTAGGTCGTGGTGGAGTCGATCAGCAACCCGTAGAAGCTGTCGGGCACCACCGACAGCGCGATGACGATGGTGATCCAGTTGAGCCACGCGAAATTGCCGCTCGTCACCAGCCACAACTGCGTGACGATCATGATCAGTGCGGCGATCCCGGCGACCGGTTGCGGCAGGAACAATCCGAACGGCACGACGAGCTGGGTGAAGTGGTTACCCGCCACCTCCACCTTGTGCAGCGGCCGCGGGATCAGGTGGAAGTAGCGGCTGAGCGGGCCGGGCATCGGCTGGGTTTCGTGGTGGTAGTACAGGCACGTCAGATCGCGCCAGCACCGGTCGCCGCGCATCTTGATCAGTCCGGCACCGAACTCCAGGCGAAACAGCAACCAGCGCAGCAGGATCAGCACGAGCAGCGGAGGCGCGGTATCGGCGTTGCCCAGGAAGATCGCGAGCACACCGCCCTCGAGCAGCAGCGACTCCCAGCCGAACGAGTACCAGACCTGGCCGACGTTGACGATCGACAGGTACAGCAGCCACATCACGAACCACACGAGCATGCAGACCACGAGCGGCAACTGCTCGGTGACACCGAGCACCGTCACCACCGACAACACGAGACCCACCGCGGCAACCGCGGTGAACAGAGCGTCGGAGTATCTCCAGTGGAACAGGCTCGGCGACTGCCGGAACGATGTGAGCGCCAGGAAGCGCGGGGCGGGAAGGATGCCGCGTTCGCCGATCAGCGCCCGGAACTGCAGCAGGGCCGCGAGGAAAGCCACGGCGTACAGCACCGCGAGTCCACGGGTGACCAGCAGCCGCCCGATCGTGTACCCGTCCGCGTCCAACCAGTCCATCGCTCGGCTCGTTCGTCGTCTGTCGTGCGCGCCATCTCGAGCATGCCACGTCCGGTTCGCCGACGGAGACAGTGTTGCGACGATGGGTCGACGGGATCGGGCCTCGTCCTCACTCGATACGGGTGCGGAGACCGACAGGCTACACGCGGATCTCCCGCCGCAGCCCACTCGCTCGGAGCACCTGCCGTGCCACGCCCGCGCGTACCGCATCCTCGGTCCCGATGATCCGCACGTGCGACCGCGCACGCGTGATCGCGGTGTACAGCAGTTCGCGGGTGAGCAGCGCCGATCCCGAATCGGGCAGCACCACCGAGACGGTGCCGTACTGACTGCCCTGGCTGCGGTGGATCGTCATCGCGTAGACGGTGCTCACCGCCGGGAGCTGACTCGGGCGCAGTTCGAACGGCGTCTCGCCGCGTGCGAACGCCGCGACGAGTTCGTCGCCGCGCCGCACGACCACGCCGGTGTCGCCGTTGTAGATCTGCATGTCATGGTCGTTCGCGGTGACGAGCAACGGCCGGCCCGGATACCAGCTCTCGGGATCGAGTCGCTGCCCCGCGGCCTCCCCGATCCACTCGGCGGCCTGCCGCGCCCACCACTGCACGCCGGCCGGGCCGTCGCGGTGCGCGCACAGCAACCGATGTTCCTCGAACCGCTTCAGCGCCGTCTCGACGTCCCCCGTCTCGGCGGACTTGGTGACCTCGGCGGCGGAGCGGACGATGTCGTCGCGTAGGGCGTCGAGGTCGGAGGGGGCCACGAACGAGACCTCCGGGTCGCCCCTGCGCAGGATGTCGAGCACCTCGTCGCCGGCGCCCTTACGGACGGCCACCGCCAGCTCGGCGATCGCACCACCGAAGCGGCGGCCGCGACTCAGCCGCACGACACCGCCACCGAGCCGGGCGCGTTGGGCCGGAGTGAAGGCCGCCTCGGCGGGGTCGTCGGCGGCCGCCACATCGCGGGCGACGACCCGTTCGAAGACCGGATCGAGGGTGCCGCTGACCGGGCGCCCCACGAGGTCGGCAAGCACAGCACCGGCGTCGACCGAGGCGAGCTGGTCGGGGTCGCCCACGAGGACGAGCCTGGTGTCGGGCCGCACCGCCTCGAGCAGGCGGCACATCATCGTCAGCGACACCATCGACGTCTCGTCGACGACGATCACGTCGTACGGCAGGTGGTTGCCCGCGTGGTAGCGGAAGCGGGTGCGGCCGCGCTGCCAGCCGAGCATCCGGTGCACGGTCATGGCGGTGAGATTCGGCGGCAGACCCAGCTCGGTCTCCTGCTCGCGCACCGATTCCTGGAGGCGCGCAGCGGCCTTGCCGGTGGGAGCGGCCAGGCCGATGCGCAGTTCGTGTCCGTACAGGCGGGTGAGCAGCGCGAGGATCCGCGCCACGGTGTGGGTCTTGCCGGTGCCCGGCCCGCCCGCGATCACCGTGGTCGGTCGGGTGGCGGCGAGTGCCGCCGCGACGCGCTGACGATCGGGTGCCGGCGCGGGCCGGGAGGGATCGTCGGGATGGTGGAACAGCTCGTCGAGTGTCGCCGCGATGCGCTCCTCGTCGAGGTCGGGGAACGTCGCCGTGCGCTCGGCGAGCACCCGGCGGATCGTCTGCTCCTGCCGGAAGTACCGGTCGAGATACAGCAGCGGACCTTCCGCGGTATCGACGAGACGCAGCGGACGCAGAGGTCCGCGGTCGCCACCGACCACGAGGGGGCTGCGACGCAGCGCCGCGAGCACGTCCTCGTCGCGAGGCCACGGCAGGCTCGCGGGGTCGACGACGGGATGGCCGTCCGCGTCCTCGTCGACCGTGACCTCGCGGAAACGGGTGAGGTC
This window of the Rhodococcus pyridinivorans genome carries:
- a CDS encoding ABC transporter ATP-binding protein — translated: MADITYRNASCIYENSDTFAVDSLNLDIENGEFVVLVGPSGSGKSTALRMLAGLEDIDEGSISIGGKDMTGVPSKDRDIAMVFQNYALYPNKTVAENMGFALKMRGVSADERRRKVEEAAKILDLTQFLDRKPAKLSGGQRQRVAMGRAIVREPQVFCMDEPLSNLDAKLRVQTRTEIAALQRRLGTTTVYVTHDQVEAMTMGDRVAVLKNGVLQQFSSPTELYDRPANAFVAGFIGSPSMNLLRAKVVDDGVVVGSTVIPVERDRIARLHSAGIEEVTAGIRPEDFEIADEGVEAVVELVEELGSESYLYTRVPGTGNQVVARALVRTPARLADTVHLRKREGTVHLFHVDTGERVGD
- a CDS encoding carbohydrate ABC transporter permease, whose protein sequence is MTAPAAQRPAPDADERIRAVREAKEEQISRAEGWRRRGPLLPALIFTIVVTQIPFLFTLYYSTQSWNLVSPGSRRFVGLQNYVDVFQDSQFWQVTLNTVILIVGTVLISVILGLLLALLLDRAFLGRGIARTLLITPFLVTPVASALIWKTSMFDPVFGIVNFVLSPFGLGEVDWISRFPLPAVMVALVWQWTPFMMLLILAGLQSMPRDILEAGRVDGAGAFALFRELTLPHLRRFIELGTVLGAIYLVNTFDAIYMMTQGGPGTASSNLPFYIYQRAFLGFDIGQAAAMGVVVVIGTIVIATFALRLIFTSFTGKEEAA
- a CDS encoding lipase maturation factor family protein; the protein is MDWLDADGYTIGRLLVTRGLAVLYAVAFLAALLQFRALIGERGILPAPRFLALTSFRQSPSLFHWRYSDALFTAVAAVGLVLSVVTVLGVTEQLPLVVCMLVWFVMWLLYLSIVNVGQVWYSFGWESLLLEGGVLAIFLGNADTAPPLLVLILLRWLLFRLEFGAGLIKMRGDRCWRDLTCLYYHHETQPMPGPLSRYFHLIPRPLHKVEVAGNHFTQLVVPFGLFLPQPVAGIAALIMIVTQLWLVTSGNFAWLNWITIVIALSVVPDSFYGLLIDSTTTYGPTPIAFTVAVVALTVLVAVLSYWPVSNLMSHRQAMNASFNKWHFVNTYGAFGTVTRTRREVIVEGTTDAVVTPATEWREYEFKGKPGDVYRRPRQYAPYHLRLDWLMWFAGISRDYAAGWFPRFAGKLLENDPATVKLLRHNPFPDEPPRLVRARLFRYRFATRAERRATRQWWMRDEIGDFMMPMARDDLP
- the recD gene encoding exodeoxyribonuclease V subunit alpha — translated: MTDVRIAQRGKGALRQFNEVGALSAADVHVALRLAALGGEDDPHVHLATALAVRAVRSGSVCLDLTRFREVTVDEDADGHPVVDPASLPWPRDEDVLAALRRSPLVVGGDRGPLRPLRLVDTAEGPLLYLDRYFRQEQTIRRVLAERTATFPDLDEERIAATLDELFHHPDDPSRPAPAPDRQRVAAALAATRPTTVIAGGPGTGKTHTVARILALLTRLYGHELRIGLAAPTGKAAARLQESVREQETELGLPPNLTAMTVHRMLGWQRGRTRFRYHAGNHLPYDVIVVDETSMVSLTMMCRLLEAVRPDTRLVLVGDPDQLASVDAGAVLADLVGRPVSGTLDPVFERVVARDVAAADDPAEAAFTPAQRARLGGGVVRLSRGRRFGGAIAELAVAVRKGAGDEVLDILRRGDPEVSFVAPSDLDALRDDIVRSAAEVTKSAETGDVETALKRFEEHRLLCAHRDGPAGVQWWARQAAEWIGEAAGQRLDPESWYPGRPLLVTANDHDMQIYNGDTGVVVRRGDELVAAFARGETPFELRPSQLPAVSTVYAMTIHRSQGSQYGTVSVVLPDSGSALLTRELLYTAITRARSHVRIIGTEDAVRAGVARQVLRASGLRREIRV
- a CDS encoding sugar O-acetyltransferase translates to MGEQKERMLAGELYIADDPELAADALRAALLTEKYNASSAADTDARRALLEELFDAIGDDVEIRPPLQVDYGYRITVGDGTFVNFGAIMLDVAPITIGSDVQIGPNVQLLTPTHPLDPDLRRAKWESAQPITIGDNVWLGGGAIVGPGVTIGENTVVGAGAVVTRDLPPNVVATGVPARVTRRL
- a CDS encoding carbohydrate ABC transporter permease, with the protein product MSTTATQPQASDTTAPTGRVMRTARKRKNRKFNPWGVVAWIAAIGFFFPVFWMVLTAFKQEADAYSDPPKFFFTPTLDQFRAVFETGVGTALLNSAFATIVSTVLVLLLGVPAAFALSLRPVKKTKDVLFFFISTKMLPIVAAIIPLYVIVANVGLLDNIWALIILYTAMNLPIAVWMMRSFFLEVPGELLEAASMDGASLWTAVRELILPLVSPGIAATALICVIFSWNEFFFAVNLTAVQAQTIPVFLVGFITGEGLYWARLSAAATMAALPVVLAGWLAQNKLVRGLSFGAIK